The Microtus pennsylvanicus isolate mMicPen1 chromosome 5, mMicPen1.hap1, whole genome shotgun sequence DNA segment actgtctgttactccagttttaggggattcaacaccctcacacagtcatgcatgtaggcaaaacaccaatgcacataaaatagtattatataaactgggtggtggtggtagagtcctttaatcccagcacttgggaggcagaggcagagcttaGTCTATAGAGTGActattctaggacagccagagctacacagagaacaccTTGTTtctaaaagccaaaaataaataaacggaatttccatgcccataatcccagcactctaaacaggacatggtggcacattcctttagttctagcacttggaagattAAGGTAGGGGccgagtttaaggccaccctgatctGCAGATAtcttgagttccagaacagccaaggctacatagtgagacctgtctcaaactaGGCCCAATCTTCTGTTGTCTTTCCTTAAGATGGCAAGGAGGTGCCATTGAGAATTGACTTTCATCTGGATGTACCAATTTTTTgggttaaattttatttcaattaattactatttatttttcgTTAATTTCAAAAAGGCTTTGGGCTACAGATCACTATCAACCTTTAAGGATATTTGCTGGACATCTTGCTGATGTGAACTGCACTAGATTTCATCCAAATTCGAACTATGTTGCTACGGGCTCTGCAGACAGAACTGTGCGGCTCTGGGATGTGCTCAATGGTAACTGTGTCAGGATCTTCACTGGACACAAGGTATCTCACACCTCCTTATTCCAGCACACACAGATCCTTTTAGAGTCAAAATACTAACTAGCAGCATGCACGCTTTAAAGATAGTATCCATGCCACTAAACTCCAGTTCTGTCTTGGCCTTATCAGATATAACTAACCTTATTTTGCTCTTTTCTAGGGACCAATTCATTCCTTGACATTTTCTCCCAATGGGAGATTCCTGGCTACAGGAGCAACAGATGGCAGAGTACTTCTTTGGGATATTGGACATGGCTTGATGGTTGGAGAATTAAAAGGCCACACTGATACAGTGTGTTCACTTAGGTTTAGTAGAGATGGTGAAATTTTGGCATCAGGTAAATTATTTTAATGGCTTTGGGGTAAAGGTTTAgttttcataaaaacaaacaaggcaaATACAAAGTATACACGGGAAAATGTCAGACTCTAGATGTGACGGATACTAatattttctttggctttctttTAGGTTCAATGGATAATACAGTCCGGTTATGGGATGCCATTAAAGCATTTGAAGATTTAGAGACTGATGACTTTACTACCGCCACTGGGCATATAAACCTACCTGAGAATTCCCAGGAGTTATTATTGGGTACATATATGACCAAATCAACACCAGTTGTACACCTACATTTTACTCGAAGAAACTTGGTTCTAGCTGCAGGAGCTTACAGTCCGCAATAAACCAGCGGTATTAGAGACTTTTGGAAGCTACTGTTTGGAAAAGGGAGACTAAAAAGCAAATACCTCAGTGATTAGTATTTAAGCTACAAAGAATGTTTTTGTCTACATGGATCTGGGAGTATGCTGCTTGGAAAATCTGAACAGGACAGTTCCACGTTTCTCTAGCAACCACATTGAACTAATTTCCGTTAGTTGAATGAGAGGTATTATGTTCATGGAGGGGACATTTATGGTGCTTTGGATTGTGTGGAAACTATGCATTTTTCTGTTCAAATgctatttaatttattatgtttagaaaGGAAGTCAATTTGATTTAAACAATTTATTCTGCTTCAAGATTCAAACTAAGAAATACAGTACCATCTTGAGTAGCTGAAGAGCtctatgagcatgtgtgtgtctgctgtaaAGTGAAGTTACTGTACGGCACGCAAGCACTATGATGGCAAACGACCCACTAACATGCTTCCCTTCACCATGACTAGTGGGATGTATGTAACTGGGTAGGAACTGCAGTTCCTAAGATCTAGTAGTACCAACCAGCCACTGACATCTCAATTGCTACCTTTTAAGTTCTGAGTGCaatcactctacagaccaggtgAAGAGATCTAGATCCTATACTCTACTTCAACTGACATGGCTACATACGACCTAGTACACTTGAAGTCAGACATTTCAGTTGCTTACCTCCAGTACTGAGCCTTGCTTTGGAAAACTAAGAGATTTAGACCAAGTCACTGccagtttttgcttttgttgcattttgtacagttttatatttttgatatctTGTAAATAAAGACAACCAGCTTTTCCAGGTTCATAATTTATTGTACAAATTGAGTATCACATGATGAGTTGACATCAGCTTCTTCAGGCATGGAACTTAACAGATAAGGTCAGACATCGAAAGACCCTACAAAATAGCAAAAACAGTTTGATACAAATGTGACGATCAGTAATTATCACAACCCCCcaagataaaatacaaattcatCAGATTCTTAAGAGTCAGTAGGACAGACATATAAATAGGTAAGATACAGTGTCCACTactttgttttcaagatagttttttgttttttaagatagggtttctctgtttaacagtcctggctgtcctggaactagttcttgtagaccaggttggcctcgaactcagagatccaccaacctctgcctcccgagggcatgtgccaacactgctCGGTTCAAGATAAAGTTTTCATGGAGATATATTACCCTTCCAAAGTCAGAAGTAATTTCATGCAGAAAACTGGGCAAAGTACCCAAAAAGGAATAAGAATGTACTGGACTACATAGACCCCTACTTTTAACAGACTTAAGATGGGTAAAGCTTTTAAGAGcagaacaaaaagaagtgaagaaagcaTTCGACAGAGTTCTAAAGCCTTCTGGCTTTCTGCACAGATGTTGCTAACACCACATTTACTGACTTCTGGATAGGTAAAAGGGATTGAAGGGGACTGTAAGAACcttaaagggttttttttcagGGGGACATTCCAGTATTCTATGAAAATATAAAGCTACCAGAACCCAGCAAATACTTGCAACTTCATATactgaaggttagggttgggacTGTCACTAGGCAGAGTGGCAGCCTAGCACCTGCCAAGGCcccgggtttgatccccagtaccacaaGTTTCATGTATGTTTCTGTATGAGAGTCCAGAAAAGGGTTTTAGATGCCTGGAGTTAGTTTTGAGCtacctggcatgggtgctgggatatgAACTTGAGTCCTCTATTCTTACAGTActtgatcttaaccactgagccactgtCCAGGCTCTGGTTAATCCCGCCTCTgccccaggcatggtggcccaagCCTGTAATTTCAAAACTCAGCCAGTTGAGGAGGAATTGCTACAACTGTGAAACCATTTGGGCTATAAACAAGACTGTCTCaatacccaaacaaacaaaacccgaCCAAATTACATAAGCTTATATTTGAGCTGAGGGGTATATgaagacatgagtttgatccAGATGCAGTGGCACATTGTAATTCTAGCTCTCTTCTGAAGACTGGGGGAGGACAGGATAGCTAGCTGGGAATGCAGAGTGCAGCAGGACGGCAGaaatgagacctgtctcaacaAGGGGGAGCGAGCCAACTCCCCAGAGTTGTTCATATATTTCCACACCAGTGTCATGGCATGTGAGTGTGCAAATAAATAAGctcccaaaaataaaatatagaagtcATCTAATTGCATTAAGAGACAAACGGTGAGAGAGAAAAGTACTTCAACAAAGCCCAAAAGacaatttttcttaaacatgccAGTTTAGGAAAAACCACAGTCTATACCAGCTGACATAAAAGACATATCCTCTTACAAAGCTAGGTGTTCCATAATCGTCTGGGAAAGCATTTAAGCCTGAAAAAACACCATTTTGTTGTATACCTTTCTCTGGTCACAAGACCATCCTGCTGCGCCACCCTCCCCAGTGCAGCAGGGATGACAGGTATGAGACATTACACCCAACTCCTTGTTCTCTCAGTTGTGTTGAGAccatgtcttgctatgtagcacagCTGTTCTTAACATGCAATCCTGTCCCTGTTCCCCCACTGTTGAGCTTACAGGTGTATTATACCCAGTGTTTGCTTTCAGGTACGCAATAAATTTCAGAGTgccaataattaatttttttataaggGAAGAGAAAAACCTTGACAAGAAATGGCTAAGTTACAAACTTTAATATGGCAATTCCTTACCAGTTATGATGCTTTCACAGCTGGAGTTTTTTTAGGCCTTAACTTGAAGTATAGGACCAACAAAGCAATGCCTCCATATGTGGCCAGaacacactgagaaaaaaaaaagatgcaaatgAAAGTTATCATTATCTCTTTTATTCTAAGATATAAGTGCTTAAACATGTAATTAATACTTACATTCATTCTACCTGTGAGAGTATAAgagttgaaatattttttaataccaGTGAACTGGAACTGGGCATCACTTTCAGGACCAGCCATGActtcaatcttaaaaaaaaaaaaaaaaggaacaaaatattGATTTGAGTGCAattcataagaaaataaaaattcagtttcAAAACCTATGACATCTCCGTGGTTTAGCTGACACTGCAATAGCAGAGCTGGTGGGAAAAGCCTAGCTAGCAAGGACTGTTACTAGGACCGTCCCCCATTGCTCTTCTAAGTACTCCAGAACAGTTAAGCACTTAGCAGAGGAAGAGAAGATTGTCCTTCAGTGTCTTCTGACTCAGGACAGCTTAATGTTCGCATTCTCTGTCCAGCCCGTGTTACATATAGTAAACACTGAATTAGATCACTTGGAGTGCTTTTCACGTCTTCTCAGTGGTAAACAACTGAAGAGAGTAACATTCTCACAGCTTTTCTCACTATAAATCACTCAGGACTTCCACAGGAGACAGACCAGTTGGTGATATTGTGTTAGTCAACAGTGATTTCTGAAGCTAGAACCTACTCCTTATACCCAAACGGATAAAGGAATTGAGTGGAAACAATGGAACTAAAACCTCTTGAAGAATATTGGCAACTATTTTACTTGTCTTTGCAAAGAGAATtctaaaggaaaggaaataaaaaatggagaGTCAACCTCACAAGGCAATTAAAATCAGTTTGgtgtggcacaggtctttaatcccagcacaagggaggctgaggcaggctgatttgAGTTGCAGGTTAAACATGCGGCCATGCCCCCCGCTAccccgcccccccaaaaaaagaaaggtaaaactaACTAACTACGAACTTACAATAAGCATTGTTACAACTGGGGTTTAATACTGTGTGGAGCGTAAACTTTAACATTTAAAGTGTCTGtcaaattatataataaatatacctTCTATCTAGCTGGGTCATTTCTCCTCCAAGAATTTACCTTTCAGAAATATCACAAGGCAGAAATACATGGTTCATAGCTCGTTACCGAACACTGTTTACAAAAGTGGAAAGATGAGAAATCCAACGTGAACTGATAAATGACAATTGCTACCGAAGGAAACTGCGTACCTATCCGTGTACCATATGGAAGGAGGCCCCAAGTGATACTAAAAATCAACTCTACTTCTGGGTATTTCAGGGCTCATCAATGGCTCTCAAAGTCTGGTCCCTAAAGTAGCAGCATAAAACTCACTGGAAACTTGTTAGAAATGCAGATCATTGGGCCCTACCACAGGCATACTGAATTAGAAACCCGGGTCCAGTTATCTGTCTTGTAAGGCCTCTAGGTaattttaatacacacacacgacCTCTAGGTAATTTTAATACGCAATACACATACACCAGAAAAATGTTTAATGCTCAATAATTATATGGGGAAACCCCTGGAGAAAatacagcccccctcccccccacagagtttctctgtgtagccctggctgttctggaacttgctctgtagaccaggctgacctgaactcacagagtctacctgagtctgcctccagagtgttgggattaaaggcatgtgccaccatctagctttatttcttttaatgtgagaaattacattaaaaaaagcaacaacacacCGGTGAAATGTGGGACAGAGGATCCTTACACAGTGCTGGCACCAATGTGAACTGGTTCAGCCACTGTGCAAGTCAGTGTGgtgaattctcaaaaaattaacaaCAGAACTACCATACAACCCAATTATTCCACTCAGTATATACTTGAAAGACTAAATCAAAGCACTGCAAAGATACTTGCATAACCATGTTTACCGCTAGACTATTCACCAAGCAAAACTGAACTAGCCTGGATGTCTGTCAACAGATGAGTAGACAAAGAATATGTGGTACGTATCTgctgtgtaattattcagccatgagaaaaatggaaaaaataactttttccccttctcttgtttttttcgagacatggtttccctgtgtaatagctcttgctgttctggaacttactttgtagaccagcctggccttgaacaaactgagatctgcctgcctctgcctcccaagtgctggaattaaaggcacatgccaccgcCCCACCAGGCcccaaaaatgaaattatgacacAAGCAGGAGAATGGGTACAACAGATCATTGTGTTAAATAAGCCAGACTCGGAACAAATACCCAATATCTTCTCTTGTGTAAGGACCCTTgacttaaatatatatgcatatatgtatgtg contains these protein-coding regions:
- the Atp5mk gene encoding ATP synthase F(0) complex subunit k, mitochondrial, which gives rise to MAGPESDAQFQFTGIKKYFNSYTLTGRMNCVLATYGGIALLVLYFKLRPKKTPAVKAS